From one Macaca nemestrina isolate mMacNem1 chromosome 5, mMacNem.hap1, whole genome shotgun sequence genomic stretch:
- the LOC105497604 gene encoding histone-lysine N-methyltransferase EHMT2 isoform X7, whose product MLRGCNGAGGPGRDFQQSGGPAPGADEGTRGWEVGGVGTEARVQPPAAPEWAAGAGAPGARVRGTRGRPPGWGAAGAGGVGARGPRGLGDKGGAARAAGRRGRGRGTEAPPPPPPLLSAPEMRGLPRGRGLMRARGRGRAAPPGSRGRGRGGPHRGRGRPRSLLSLPRAQASWTPQLSTGLTSPPVPCLPSQGEAPAEMGALLLEKETRGATERVHGSLGDTPGSEETLPKATPDSLEPAGPSSPASVTVTVGDEGADTPVGATPLIGDESENLEGDGDLHGGRILLGHATKSFPSSPSKGGSCPSRAKMSMTGAGKSPPSVQSLAMRLLSMPGAQGAAAAGPEPPPATTSPEGQPKVHRARKTMSKPGNGQPPVPEKRPPEVQHFRMSDDVHSLGKVTSDVAKRRKLNSGGGLSEELGSARRSEVTLAKGDSGSLEEWETVVGDDFSLYYDSYSVDERVDSDSKSEVEALTEQLSEEEEEEEEEEEEEEEEEEEEEEEEDEESGNQSDRSGSSGRRKAKKKWRKDSPWVKPSRKRRKREPPRAKEPRGVSNDTSSLETERGFEELPLCSCRMEAPKIDRISERAGHKCMATESVDGELSGCNAAILKRETMRPSSRVALMVLCETHRARMVKHHCCPGCGYFCTAGTFLECHPDFRVAHRFHKACVSQLNGMVFCPHCGEDASEAQEVTIPRGDGVTPPAGAAAPAPPPLSQDAPGRADTSQPSARMRGHGEPRRPPCDPLADTIDSSGPSLTLPNGGCLSAVGLPLGPGREALEKALVIQESERRKKLRFHPRQLYLSVKQGELQKVILMLLDNLDPNFQSDQQSKRTPLHAAAQKGSVEICHVLLQAGANINAVDKQQRTPLMEAVVNNHLEVARYMVQRGGCVYSKEEDGSTCLHHAAKIGNLEMVSLLLSTGQVDVNAQDSGGWTPIIWAAEHKHIEVIRMLLTRGADVTLTDNEENICLHWASFTGSAAIAEVLLNARCDLHAVNYHGDTPLHIAARESYHDCVLLFLSRGANPELRNKEGDTAWDLTPERSDVWFALQLNRKLRLGVGNRAIRTEKIICRDVARGYENVPIPCVNGVDGESCPEDYKYISENCETSTMNIDRNITHLQHCTCVDDCSSSNCLCGQLSIRCWYDKDGRLLQEFNKIEPPLIFECNQACSCWRNCKNRVVQSGIKVRLQLYRTAKMGWGVRALQTIPQGTFICEYVGELISDAEADVREDDSYLFDLDNKDGEVYCIDARYYGNISRFINHLCDPNIIPVRVFMLHQDLRFPRIAFFSSRDIRTGEELGFDYGDRFWDIKSKYFTCQCGSEKCKHSAEAIALEQSRLARLDPHPELLPELGSLPPVNT is encoded by the exons ATGCTCCGGGGGTGCAACGGGGCCGGGGGGCCCGGGCGGGACTTCCAGCAATCCGGGGGGCCAGCACCGGGGGCGGATGAGGGGAccagggggtgggaggtggggggagtgGGCACGGAGGCGCGCGTGCAGCCGCCGGCTGCCCCTGAGTGGGCGGCGGGCGCCGGGGCCCCAGGAGCACGCGTGAGGGGCACGAGGGGCCGTCCACCGGGCTGGGGGGCAGCGGGTGCTGGAGGGGTTGGTGCCCGGGGTCCCCGCGGCCTGGGGGACAAAGGGGGAGCGGCGCGTGCAGCCGGGaggagggggcggggccggggcacggaggccccgccccctccccctcctcttctctcgGCCCCAGAGATGCGGGGTCTACCGAGAGGGAGGGGGTTGATGCGGGCCCGGGGGAGGGGTCGTGCGGCCCCTCCGGGCAGCCGAGGCCGCGGAAGAGGGGGGCCCCATAGAGGAAGAGGTAGGCCCCGGAGCCTACTCTCTCTTCCCAGGGCCCAGGCATCCTGGACCCCCCAACTCTCTACTGGGCTGACCAGCCCTCCTGTCCCTTGTCTCCCCTCCCAGGGGGAGGCCCCCGCTGAGATGGGGGCGCTGCTGCTGGAGAAGGAAACCAGAGGAGCCACCGAGAGAG TTCATGGCTCTTTGGGGGACACCCCTGGTAGTGAAGAGACCCTGCCCAAGGCCACCCCCGACTCCCTGGAGCCTGCTGGCCCCTCATCTCCAGCCTCTGTCACTGTCACTGTTGGCGATGAGGGGGCTGACACCCCTGTAGGGGCTACACCACTCATTGGGGATGAATCCGAGAATCTTGAGGGAGATGGGGACCTCCATGGGGGCCGGATCCTGCTGG GCCATGCCACAAAGTCATTCCCCTCTTCCCCCAGCAAGGGGGGTTCGTGTCCTAGCCGGGCCAAGATGTCAATGACAGGGGCGGGAAAATCACCTCCATCTGTCCAGAGTTTGGCTATGAGGCTGCTGAGTATGCCGGGAGCCCAGGGAGCTGCAGCAGCAGGGCCTGAACCCCCTCCAGCCACCACTAGCCCAGAGGGACAGCCCAAGGTCCACCGAGCCCGCAAAACCATGTCCAAACCAGGAAATGGACAG CCCCCGGTCCCTGAGAAGCGGCCCCCTGAAGTACAGCATTTCCGCATGAGTGACGATGTCCACTCACTGGGAAAGGTGACCTCAG aTGTGGCCAAAAGGAGGAagctgaactcaggaggtggccTG TCGGAGGAGTTAGGTTCTGCCCGGCGTTCAGAAGTGACCCTGGCGAAAGGGGACTCCGGGTCCCTGGAGGAGTGGGAGACGGTGGTGGGTGATGACTTCAGTCTCTACTATGATTCCTACTCTGTGGATGAGCGCGTGGACTCCGACAGCAAG TCTGAAGTTGAAGCTCTAACTGAACAACTaagtgaagaggaggaggaagaagaggaggaagaagaagaggaggaagaggaggaggaagaggaagaagaagaggaagatgaggagTCAGGGAATCAGTCAGATAGG AGTGGTTCCAGTGGCCGGCGCAAGGCCAAGAAGAAGTGGCGAAAAGACAGCCCATGGGTGAAGCCATCTCGGAAACGGCGCAAGCGGGAGCCTCCGCGGGCCAAGGAGCCACGAG GGGTGTCCAATGACACATCTTCGCTGGAGACAGAGCGAGGGTTTGAGGAGTTGCCCCTGTGCAGCTGCCGCATGGAGGCACCCAAAATCGACCGTATCAGCGAGAGGGCGGGGCACAAGTGCATGGCCACCGAGAGTGTGGACGGAGAG CTGTCAGGCTGCAATGCCGCCATCCTCAAGCGGGAGACCATGAGGCCATCCAGCCGTGTGGCCCTGATGGTGCTCTGTGAGACCCACCGCGCCCGCATGGTCAAACACCACTGCTGCCCGGGCTGCGGCTACTTCTGCACGGCG GGCACCTTCCTGGAATGCCACCCTGACTTCCGTGTGGCCCACCGCTTCCACAAGGCCTGTGTGTCTCAGCTGAATGGGATGGTCTTCTGTCCCCACTGTGGGGAGGATGCTTCTGAAGCTCAAGAAGTGACCATCCCCCGGGGTGATGGGGTGACCCCACCGGCTGGTGCTGCAGCTCCTGCACCCCCACCCCTGTCCCAGGATGCCCCCGGGAGAGCAGACACTTCTCAGCCCAG CGCCCGGATGCGAGGGCATGGGGAGCCCCGGCGCCCACCCTGCGATCCCCTGGCTGACACCATCGACAGCTCAGGGCCCTCCCTGACCCTGCCCAATGGGGGCTGCCTTTCAGCCGTGGGGCTGCCACTGGGGCCAGGCCGGGAGGCCTTGGAAAAGGCCCTGGTCATCCAGGAGTCAGAGAG GCGGAAGAAGCTCCGTTTCCACCCTCGGCAGTTGTACCTGTCCGTGAAGCAGGGCGAGCTGCAGAAGGTGATCCTGATGCTGT TGGACAACCTGGACCCCAACTTCCAGAGCGACCAGCAGAGCAAGCGCACGCCCCTGCATGCAGCCGCCCAGAAGGGCTCCGTGGAGATCTGCCATGTGCTGCTGCAG GCTGGAGCCAACATAAACGCAGTGGACAAACAGCAGCGGACGCCACTGATGGAGGCCGTGGTGAACAACCACCTGGAGGTGGCCCGTTACATGGTGCAGCGTGGTGGCTGTGTCTATAGCAAG GAGGAGGACGGCTCCACCTGCCTCCACCACGCAGCCAAAATCGGGAACTTGGAGATGGTCAGTCTGCTGCTGAGCACAGGACAGGTGGACGTCAACGCCCAG GACAGTGGGGGGTGGACGCCCATCATCTGGGCTGCAGAGCACAAGCACATCGAGGTGATCCGCATGCTACTGACGCGGGGCGCCGACGTCACCCTCACTGACAAC GAGGAGAACATCTGCCTGCACTGGGCCTCCTTCACGGGCAGCGCCGCCATCGCCGAAGTCCTTCTGAATGCGCGCTGCGACCTCCATGCTGTCAACTACCATGGGGACACCCCCCTGCACATCGCAGCCCGGGAGAGCTACCATGACTGCGTGCT GTTATTCCTGTCACGTGGGGCCAACCCTGAGCTGCGGAACAAGGAGGGGGACACAGCATGGGACCTGACTCCCGAGCGCTCCGACGTGTGGTTTGCGCTTCAGCTCAACCGCAAGCTCCGACTCGGGGTGGGAAATCGGGCCATCCGCACGGAGAAGATCATCTGCCG GGACGTGGCTCGGGGCTATGAGAACGTGCCCATTCCCTGTGTCAATGGCGTGGACGGGGAGTCCTGCCCCGAGGATTACAAGTATATCTCGGAGAACTGTGAGACGTCCACCATGAACATTGACCGCAACATCACCCACCTGCAG CACTGCACGTGTGTGGACGACTGCTCCAGCTCCAACTGCCTGTGCGGCCAGCTCAGCATCCGGTGCTGGTATGACAAG GATGGGCGATTGCTCCAGGAATTTAACAAGATTGAGCCCCCGCTGATTTTCGAGTGTAACCAGGCGTGCTCCTGCTGGAGAAACTGCAAGAACCGGGTCGTACAGAGTGGTATCAA GGTGCGACTACAGCTCTACCGAACAGCCAAAATGGGCTGGGGGGTCCGCGCCCTGCAGACCATCCCACAGGGGACCTTCATCTGCGA GTATGTCGGGGAGCTGATCTCTGATGCTGAGGCTGATGTGAGAGAGGATGATTCTTACCTCTTCGACTTGGACAACAAG GATGGAGAGGTGTATTGCATTGATGCCCGTTACTATGGCAACATCAGCCGCTTCATCAACCACCTATGTGACCCCAACATCATTCCCGTCCGGGTCTTCATGCTGCACCAAGACCTGCGATTTCCACGCATCGCCTTCTTCAGTTCCCGAGACATCCGGACTGGGGAGGAGCTAGG GTTTGACTATGGCGACCGCTTCTGGGACATCAAAAGCAAATATTTCACCTGCCAGTGTGGCTCTGAGAAGTGCAAGCACTCAGCCGAAGCCATTGCCCTGGAGCAGAGCCGTCTGGCCCGCCTGGACCCACACCCTGAGCTGCTGCCCGAGCTCGGCTCCTTGCCCCCTGTCAACACATGA
- the LOC105497604 gene encoding histone-lysine N-methyltransferase EHMT2 isoform X3, producing MLRGCNGAGGPGRDFQQSGGPAPGADEGTRGWEVGGVGTEARVQPPAAPEWAAGAGAPGARVRGTRGRPPGWGAAGAGGVGARGPRGLGDKGGAARAAGRRGRGRGTEAPPPPPPLLSAPEMRGLPRGRGLMRARGRGRAAPPGSRGRGRGGPHRGRGRPRSLLSLPRAQASWTPQLSTGLTSPPVPCLPSQGEAPAEMGALLLEKETRGATERVHGSLGDTPGSEETLPKATPDSLEPAGPSSPASVTVTVGDEGADTPVGATPLIGDESENLEGDGDLHGGRILLGHATKSFPSSPSKGGSCPSRAKMSMTGAGKSPPSVQSLAMRLLSMPGAQGAAAAGPEPPPATTSPEGQPKVHRARKTMSKPGNGQPPVPEKRPPEVQHFRMSDDVHSLGKVTSDVAKRRKLNSGGGLSEELGSARRSEVTLAKGDSGSLEEWETVVGDDFSLYYDSYSVDERVDSDSKSEVEALTEQLSEEEEEEEEEEEEEEEEEEEEEEEEDEESGNQSDRSGSSGRRKAKKKWRKDSPWVKPSRKRRKREPPRAKEPRGVNGVGSSGPSEYMEVPLGSLELPSEGTLSPNHAGVSNDTSSLETERGFEELPLCSCRMEAPKIDRISERAGHKCMATESVDGELSGCNAAILKRETMRPSSRVALMVLCETHRARMVKHHCCPGCGYFCTAGTFLECHPDFRVAHRFHKACVSQLNGMVFCPHCGEDASEAQEVTIPRGDGVTPPAGAAAPAPPPLSQDAPGRADTSQPSARMRGHGEPRRPPCDPLADTIDSSGPSLTLPNGGCLSAVGLPLGPGREALEKALVIQESERRKKLRFHPRQLYLSVKQGELQKVILMLLDNLDPNFQSDQQSKRTPLHAAAQKGSVEICHVLLQAGANINAVDKQQRTPLMEAVVNNHLEVARYMVQRGGCVYSKEEDGSTCLHHAAKIGNLEMVSLLLSTGQVDVNAQDSGGWTPIIWAAEHKHIEVIRMLLTRGADVTLTDNEENICLHWASFTGSAAIAEVLLNARCDLHAVNYHGDTPLHIAARESYHDCVLLFLSRGANPELRNKEGDTAWDLTPERSDVWFALQLNRKLRLGVGNRAIRTEKIICRDVARGYENVPIPCVNGVDGESCPEDYKYISENCETSTMNIDRNITHLQHCTCVDDCSSSNCLCGQLSIRCWYDKDGRLLQEFNKIEPPLIFECNQACSCWRNCKNRVVQSGIKVRLQLYRTAKMGWGVRALQTIPQGTFICEYVGELISDAEADVREDDSYLFDLDNKDGEVYCIDARYYGNISRFINHLCDPNIIPVRVFMLHQDLRFPRIAFFSSRDIRTGEELGFDYGDRFWDIKSKYFTCQCGSEKCKHSAEAIALEQSRLARLDPHPELLPELGSLPPVNT from the exons ATGCTCCGGGGGTGCAACGGGGCCGGGGGGCCCGGGCGGGACTTCCAGCAATCCGGGGGGCCAGCACCGGGGGCGGATGAGGGGAccagggggtgggaggtggggggagtgGGCACGGAGGCGCGCGTGCAGCCGCCGGCTGCCCCTGAGTGGGCGGCGGGCGCCGGGGCCCCAGGAGCACGCGTGAGGGGCACGAGGGGCCGTCCACCGGGCTGGGGGGCAGCGGGTGCTGGAGGGGTTGGTGCCCGGGGTCCCCGCGGCCTGGGGGACAAAGGGGGAGCGGCGCGTGCAGCCGGGaggagggggcggggccggggcacggaggccccgccccctccccctcctcttctctcgGCCCCAGAGATGCGGGGTCTACCGAGAGGGAGGGGGTTGATGCGGGCCCGGGGGAGGGGTCGTGCGGCCCCTCCGGGCAGCCGAGGCCGCGGAAGAGGGGGGCCCCATAGAGGAAGAGGTAGGCCCCGGAGCCTACTCTCTCTTCCCAGGGCCCAGGCATCCTGGACCCCCCAACTCTCTACTGGGCTGACCAGCCCTCCTGTCCCTTGTCTCCCCTCCCAGGGGGAGGCCCCCGCTGAGATGGGGGCGCTGCTGCTGGAGAAGGAAACCAGAGGAGCCACCGAGAGAG TTCATGGCTCTTTGGGGGACACCCCTGGTAGTGAAGAGACCCTGCCCAAGGCCACCCCCGACTCCCTGGAGCCTGCTGGCCCCTCATCTCCAGCCTCTGTCACTGTCACTGTTGGCGATGAGGGGGCTGACACCCCTGTAGGGGCTACACCACTCATTGGGGATGAATCCGAGAATCTTGAGGGAGATGGGGACCTCCATGGGGGCCGGATCCTGCTGG GCCATGCCACAAAGTCATTCCCCTCTTCCCCCAGCAAGGGGGGTTCGTGTCCTAGCCGGGCCAAGATGTCAATGACAGGGGCGGGAAAATCACCTCCATCTGTCCAGAGTTTGGCTATGAGGCTGCTGAGTATGCCGGGAGCCCAGGGAGCTGCAGCAGCAGGGCCTGAACCCCCTCCAGCCACCACTAGCCCAGAGGGACAGCCCAAGGTCCACCGAGCCCGCAAAACCATGTCCAAACCAGGAAATGGACAG CCCCCGGTCCCTGAGAAGCGGCCCCCTGAAGTACAGCATTTCCGCATGAGTGACGATGTCCACTCACTGGGAAAGGTGACCTCAG aTGTGGCCAAAAGGAGGAagctgaactcaggaggtggccTG TCGGAGGAGTTAGGTTCTGCCCGGCGTTCAGAAGTGACCCTGGCGAAAGGGGACTCCGGGTCCCTGGAGGAGTGGGAGACGGTGGTGGGTGATGACTTCAGTCTCTACTATGATTCCTACTCTGTGGATGAGCGCGTGGACTCCGACAGCAAG TCTGAAGTTGAAGCTCTAACTGAACAACTaagtgaagaggaggaggaagaagaggaggaagaagaagaggaggaagaggaggaggaagaggaagaagaagaggaagatgaggagTCAGGGAATCAGTCAGATAGG AGTGGTTCCAGTGGCCGGCGCAAGGCCAAGAAGAAGTGGCGAAAAGACAGCCCATGGGTGAAGCCATCTCGGAAACGGCGCAAGCGGGAGCCTCCGCGGGCCAAGGAGCCACGAG GAGTGAATGGTGTGGGCTCCTCAGGCCCCAGTGAGTACATGGAGGTCCCTCTGGGGTCCCTGGAGCTGCCCAGCGAGGGGACCCTCTCCCCCAACCACGCTG GGGTGTCCAATGACACATCTTCGCTGGAGACAGAGCGAGGGTTTGAGGAGTTGCCCCTGTGCAGCTGCCGCATGGAGGCACCCAAAATCGACCGTATCAGCGAGAGGGCGGGGCACAAGTGCATGGCCACCGAGAGTGTGGACGGAGAG CTGTCAGGCTGCAATGCCGCCATCCTCAAGCGGGAGACCATGAGGCCATCCAGCCGTGTGGCCCTGATGGTGCTCTGTGAGACCCACCGCGCCCGCATGGTCAAACACCACTGCTGCCCGGGCTGCGGCTACTTCTGCACGGCG GGCACCTTCCTGGAATGCCACCCTGACTTCCGTGTGGCCCACCGCTTCCACAAGGCCTGTGTGTCTCAGCTGAATGGGATGGTCTTCTGTCCCCACTGTGGGGAGGATGCTTCTGAAGCTCAAGAAGTGACCATCCCCCGGGGTGATGGGGTGACCCCACCGGCTGGTGCTGCAGCTCCTGCACCCCCACCCCTGTCCCAGGATGCCCCCGGGAGAGCAGACACTTCTCAGCCCAG CGCCCGGATGCGAGGGCATGGGGAGCCCCGGCGCCCACCCTGCGATCCCCTGGCTGACACCATCGACAGCTCAGGGCCCTCCCTGACCCTGCCCAATGGGGGCTGCCTTTCAGCCGTGGGGCTGCCACTGGGGCCAGGCCGGGAGGCCTTGGAAAAGGCCCTGGTCATCCAGGAGTCAGAGAG GCGGAAGAAGCTCCGTTTCCACCCTCGGCAGTTGTACCTGTCCGTGAAGCAGGGCGAGCTGCAGAAGGTGATCCTGATGCTGT TGGACAACCTGGACCCCAACTTCCAGAGCGACCAGCAGAGCAAGCGCACGCCCCTGCATGCAGCCGCCCAGAAGGGCTCCGTGGAGATCTGCCATGTGCTGCTGCAG GCTGGAGCCAACATAAACGCAGTGGACAAACAGCAGCGGACGCCACTGATGGAGGCCGTGGTGAACAACCACCTGGAGGTGGCCCGTTACATGGTGCAGCGTGGTGGCTGTGTCTATAGCAAG GAGGAGGACGGCTCCACCTGCCTCCACCACGCAGCCAAAATCGGGAACTTGGAGATGGTCAGTCTGCTGCTGAGCACAGGACAGGTGGACGTCAACGCCCAG GACAGTGGGGGGTGGACGCCCATCATCTGGGCTGCAGAGCACAAGCACATCGAGGTGATCCGCATGCTACTGACGCGGGGCGCCGACGTCACCCTCACTGACAAC GAGGAGAACATCTGCCTGCACTGGGCCTCCTTCACGGGCAGCGCCGCCATCGCCGAAGTCCTTCTGAATGCGCGCTGCGACCTCCATGCTGTCAACTACCATGGGGACACCCCCCTGCACATCGCAGCCCGGGAGAGCTACCATGACTGCGTGCT GTTATTCCTGTCACGTGGGGCCAACCCTGAGCTGCGGAACAAGGAGGGGGACACAGCATGGGACCTGACTCCCGAGCGCTCCGACGTGTGGTTTGCGCTTCAGCTCAACCGCAAGCTCCGACTCGGGGTGGGAAATCGGGCCATCCGCACGGAGAAGATCATCTGCCG GGACGTGGCTCGGGGCTATGAGAACGTGCCCATTCCCTGTGTCAATGGCGTGGACGGGGAGTCCTGCCCCGAGGATTACAAGTATATCTCGGAGAACTGTGAGACGTCCACCATGAACATTGACCGCAACATCACCCACCTGCAG CACTGCACGTGTGTGGACGACTGCTCCAGCTCCAACTGCCTGTGCGGCCAGCTCAGCATCCGGTGCTGGTATGACAAG GATGGGCGATTGCTCCAGGAATTTAACAAGATTGAGCCCCCGCTGATTTTCGAGTGTAACCAGGCGTGCTCCTGCTGGAGAAACTGCAAGAACCGGGTCGTACAGAGTGGTATCAA GGTGCGACTACAGCTCTACCGAACAGCCAAAATGGGCTGGGGGGTCCGCGCCCTGCAGACCATCCCACAGGGGACCTTCATCTGCGA GTATGTCGGGGAGCTGATCTCTGATGCTGAGGCTGATGTGAGAGAGGATGATTCTTACCTCTTCGACTTGGACAACAAG GATGGAGAGGTGTATTGCATTGATGCCCGTTACTATGGCAACATCAGCCGCTTCATCAACCACCTATGTGACCCCAACATCATTCCCGTCCGGGTCTTCATGCTGCACCAAGACCTGCGATTTCCACGCATCGCCTTCTTCAGTTCCCGAGACATCCGGACTGGGGAGGAGCTAGG GTTTGACTATGGCGACCGCTTCTGGGACATCAAAAGCAAATATTTCACCTGCCAGTGTGGCTCTGAGAAGTGCAAGCACTCAGCCGAAGCCATTGCCCTGGAGCAGAGCCGTCTGGCCCGCCTGGACCCACACCCTGAGCTGCTGCCCGAGCTCGGCTCCTTGCCCCCTGTCAACACATGA